DNA sequence from the Microcebus murinus isolate Inina chromosome 18, M.murinus_Inina_mat1.0, whole genome shotgun sequence genome:
cccaggacaTGCCAGAGACAGGAGAAGGACAGGGCCCAGGGACCTGTCAGGGGTGACGGCTGGGCTGGACGAGaagggtgcagggtggagggtgggagaggaccAGTCCTCCGTCACACGTGTCTCTCACATCCCTGGGGACCCATGTACATACACGGACAGGGAACCATGGTGCTAGGTGAGTTCCTGTCGTCAGGgcttggggaggggcaggaggacatGGGGACAGCAGGGACAGCCAGGCCCTTGGCAGGCTCACACTTACCCATGAACGCAAGTTAGAAAACGGGCCTCCCTTCTGAGACTTCCTAAATAGCCTGACGTCTTTCTTGCTCCCTGTCCCTGTGTCTCTGAGGATCCCACTTCCCCTTCAGACTGGGACCCCCAGAGGTTAGGTACTGAATGCTCAGAGACGGGGACACCTACAGTACATAATAGAGCCACAGAAATGCCCAAAACCAGGACCCCATAGATACGGCACAGCGAAGACGGGACGACAGAAACCCTCCGTTGCGTGCAGGGAGAGGCGCGGGTTCTGACAGCAGCACCGGCAGTCCACCGCGCTACTGGAATTCTTGGGCTTCACACTGTAGAGAGTCATGCAAACCTTGGGTGGGCCTGTCTCTGGGGTCTTCTGCTTGACTTCTTACCTTTTCTAAACTTATGCTCAATTTCACTCTCCAAGCCCTCGAGGTCTTCATACTTCCTTGGTATCCTTGGCCCTGGTGGCCTCTGAGTCTATGAGAGCCAagagaggggcagggctggggctgggtttgCAGCTGAGACTGAAATGAATCAGGATTGGGGTTCCATCCAGGGTGAGGACAGGGTTGGGCTTAGCATTGAGATGAGGAGTATGTCTGGTGTTTGGAGCGAAAATGAGATTGGATCTCAGGCTTGTGTTGGGTGGGGACTGAGTTTGGGGCTGAGGCTGGAAATAGACACATAGCTGAGTCcagagtggggtggggtagggCTAGGCTGGAGCTGCAGCGGGGACCTTTTTGAATTTAGGGATGAATGTAGGGCTGAGGTTGAGACTGAAATTGGGGCTGGGGCTTAGCTTCAGGCTGGGGCTGAGCTTGAAGCTGGGGCTGAAGCTGGGATtgtgctggggtggggctgtccaACCCAATCTGAAGGTCAGTGGAGAGACAGTTTCAGTCTCCGCCAATGAGTAATTCAATCTGTGATCTGtcctcttatttattttcccctaaaatacACCATCACCCTCCCCATGCTTTCTCTAAtatgcccctccctccccaggccagtTACCTACATAAAGCTGGGGGTTGTGCTTGCTAGTGTCCTTAGGCAGCACAGATCCGAGGGCCGGGAAATTCTGGGGAGAATGTTCTGGTGCCCTGGTCTTCCTGCTCCCTGTGCATCGCTATGGCCCTGCTAGAACTGTGATCTAACGCTCCTGCTGGTGGCTCCTCCTCCATGATCCAGAATCTCGGGGCTACAGTGTCGCGGCTCTTTCCACTGTGCCTTCAGGCCTAGGGTGGTCGTGGCTCTGCTGTTCCCGGTCACAGGGGCTTCACCAACCTTTGTTGGCTTCCTCGACTCTGCTCGCAGTCTATAAATGTCCCTTCACTAGACTCTTTTCAATAAACCCTTTTGTGTTGCCATCTGTATCTTGCTGAGACTGATAAAActcttttgaagaaaattataaatgtttactatggcatgcagaaaaaaataaaaagaatagagcTAGCTCCATTTGGAAGTCTAACAGCCTTCTCAAACTCAACATGCCCCAAACAAAACTTCTTATCTCCCCACCTCACCCACAAAGCCAGCTTCTCACAGTCTTTCCTGTTTCAATTAACTGACCCTCCATCCCTTGAGGTTCTCAAGCCCCAAATCTGAAATTATCCTTGACTCTCTCATTCTCTCAAACCCCTCATCCAGCCCATCAGCAAATCCTGACAGgtctacctttaaaatatatccagaatatgtgCACTTTTCTCCACTCCACTTCTCTTGCCCTGGTAAAGCTGTCATTGCATCTCACTGGAATATTGCAAAAGCCTTGCTATGGTTtgattgtgtccccccaaaaagcATGCgttggaaatttaatccccaatcaacagtgttggaaggtggggcctaatgagagGTGAGTAGGCCTGGAGGGCCCTGcgctcatgaatggattaatgccattactGTGGGAGTGTGTTTGTTATAAAAGCATTATAACAGTTTGGTACCCcctttttttattctctctctctctccccagcccttccaccttctgccttGGGATGCCACAGCATGAAGGCCCTCACAAGATTCCACCCCCTCAAGTATAACAAAAAAGAGAAGGTCTCCCTCCAGGGCAAAGGACAAGCAAGCTGACTGCCTGTTATAAAAGATTTGGGTCCCCAAAATTCAGAGTTCTCTGGGTGTAATGCAAATCCACTGCATGCACACATCCACCTgggcccctctccctctcccttggGCTTGAGAGACAAGGGGAACTGAGGCAAACGTGATGCTCATGCTCTTGCTGTGCTGTGAGTAATACAGTCCTTCATCTCTGACCCAGGGGTGTCGTATCTTCTACTATCGTCCATGAAAGGCTGACAGACTAACTCATTAGCTTGCAGGGAGGGTGAAATCTCAAACCTTTCCAAGACAATCTCAGATTCTTCATAGTTCTTGACAaaggttatatttttttaagtctttttttttttagtgtgcaCAAGAGTTAAttattgtaaaaaacaaaaagtgatttttactactttaaaaaaGTGCACAAGGAATGTGTGTGGCTCTAGGCAGTCGTAATTGTGTGGTCATGAACTCTGCTGGAGTTCTAGATGTTTGCATATGACAGATAGTTCTCAGTTACCTATATCCTGAAATCCATTACCTTGATTAACAGTGATAATTAATCATAGTGGTTAAGGCTATGCTGAAACAATGATGGCAAAGAAATATGAATGCGTATTCAAGGAGATAGGAGATGTTTTTGTTTATCAAGGGAGAAGAGAGTAGTTTTTTACTTCAAGTGTTTAGTTGTTCTAGAATGTGAAAGATGACAGTGAAGGAAAAAACCTGAATGGATATAGAAAGTTGTAGAAAGTTTgcagaaatgaaatttattttctttgggctATATATAATACCTGCAAATAGTGACTGTAAGGAAGCAATGAAATGTGTTAAAACTCCGACAGCATTGGTTTCACTTTGATGagtttattaataacattttttaaaagcatgtcaATCCTTTCCTGCCAAATATTACATTAATGCAAGACTAGAATTGTTTTCTCTCTagaattgttttctctttgttgaaTAACGAATTGGTCTTGGAGTGTTCCATCTGCTCCAAACAAGAGGGAGTAAAAGTTATTCTTTATCACTTATACAGTCTTCTCAGACAGCAGAGATTCTGTATCTCATCACAGTAACTTCCTATGCCTTATGCTGAATTTGTTATGCCTAGGAATATTAATACAAGCAACAGTCCCTCACTGCTGAATGTGTTAAGGTTTCTTACAATCGTGTTActctctgctgtttttttttattttttttttaattactctatCAACTCTCTATACAAAACACGACTATTCCTTTTTGCCAGGCATCCATACAACTATCCTAATCAAATGATCAATCTTCTCTGATAACTCTTTTAATTTTGTCTTCTCAAGATCAGActctaaattcagaaaaataaaaatttgaagatgTCTTTTACCCTAATCTATCTTTGGGGTTTCCAAGAAGGCTACTGGACACCcaaaaagactttttattttgctCTAGAGAAAGAGGGAGGCTTTAAAAGGGGGAAGGGTGGGTTTGGTTTAGTGTCCTCCATGTTCTTAATTATCTCGATGCTATTTTAAGAGCTGCATGGGCAGAGCTGTCTAGTGAAAAGAGAAATTCAGCCATCCCTAGGTTAATTACGTATTAGTCGAATGTTAATCACATAAACATATTTCAGAGACTGTACCCTCTACACAATAGATAGGAAAGGGCTGGAGATTTGTCTCCATGCCCTCAACATCCATAAAATGATCTtactcttggccgggcgcggtggctcaagcctgtaatcctagcactctgggaggccgaggcgggaggatcactcaaggtcaggagttcgaaaccagcctgagcaagagccagaccccatctctactaaaaacagaaagaaattaattggccaactaaaaatatatagaaaaaaattagccgggcatggtggcacatgcctgtagtcccagttactcgggaggctgacgcagaaggattgcttaagtccaggagtttgaggttgctgtgagctaggctgatgccacggcactctagcccaggcaacagagtgagattctgtctcaaaaaaaaaaatgatcttacTCTTTGGGAAGCATCAATCAAATCCTCATAAAATAGTTCTGTGTTACACTTCAAGATAACATTACTCTCCTCCATGGCAATATTGCTGGTTCTTGTAATAAATGAACTGTAGCCGTTCAACCTTATCAACATGTAGTTTCTGTTACCCCCATGCTTGCCTAAAGATTCCACTATAAGCTACATGGTTTTACAAAATGTGTCTTCATCAAAGGAGGACACTCTCAATGCCTCATGGAAGGCATTGTAGCAAGTGTTTTTGAATAATGTTATTTCAAGAAAGAGACTCATGAGTATGAGCTCCTGAGTAGACAGTACTTAAACAATGTCACTTCTGTCATCAGACTGAGGCAAGATTTCAGGGCTATTCTAGCCCAGATATAGAGGACTTCATGAAACCTGAATGCTGACCCACCACTCAGCAGTACAAGAATTATTTAAGCAGGACTGCATAAATAAGCTGATGAGGGAAATAAACATGCAGTTGTTGGTTTGGAATAGTACTGGTATTATcttaatgttctatttttatagttttatgacaaagccctttctctgtcctcttaATCTGCCTCCAGTActtaatttagtaaaatattcTCTGGACATTTATATCTTTGTTGATTTCTTAGCATTCAGGGAAAAATACTTACACTAAATCTCTTTACTTTTCAATGGAGATGTAGTTTTTTGCATAGATTCAATAAAATCATGTCCTCCTTTTTACCAGGACATGGTTTAAAAACCAAATTGTGCAACAAAgttatttgaatattctttttttttttttttgacaaactatggtgctcaattatttgaatattctGGAGTGCCATATTTGAGATACATTTCATTTAGTAGCTATTTTGAGTCCACAATTAAGGAACAAGGTGCTTACGAAACCCCCTAGGAAGTTGATCTGGTACTTGTTCTGTTAATATGTAAGGAAGTTTATTTCCCAAGGAACCAGGAACCTTAGCAGATTTGGGGGAACTTGGGAAAGTAGAATTCACCCACATTATAGGTACCCTATGCAAAAGCTgctggaaataaatttctgtgggtTGTTTTTCTAACCTCAGAATAGAAgagtaaataaaaggaataatatttttcaaatctctAAAGTGATAGAGGCTATTGATATACAATGTGTGTAAATACATATTAATGAATCAGGCCCAAACACAATGAGATGGAGGTAGATAGGTGGGTGGTTTGGTTTGCTGGTTTTGGTGATAAAGAACAATCTTTATGAGTTATTTATGCTTACAAAAGGGGCTGATCAGAAAAGAGCAAAAAGATGGCCCCATATCATGTCCCTTGCCACTCTGGACACTATCTTACAGGCCCAGGTGAGGATTATCTAATTCTATAGGGACATGTCCCTTTGTTTGACCTACTATTAACTCTTGCATAAGATACTTTAGAATCCCGAAGGAAAATAGATAGCCAAGCAAATGGGTCTTGTCTGATAGCAAATGCAAATGAACTTTGTCCAATGAGCATCAAACTATTTCTGTGGAGTAGAAAAAATAGCTCCAAATGTTCAGTGTTATTGGCTTGTCGGACATTAACCAGTTTTACCTCTACTTTAGCAATCTTGTTCCTGCATACTTCATTTCAACAACTGAAAACATTTCTGTCTCTCCTATACTCCTTAGAACCAGCTGTACCATTCTATGGCTCCCTTATTAATGACTTACGTAATTTTTGAATGCACTTGGAAAAGTACAATGCACAAGGTAGAAAATTAAAGCAGTGcagaaacatacaaaataaaaatacgcAGTTAATAGTTTTTGGAGCACTAAACTGTGATATGTTCACCCCCAACACCAATCCTCTGAGTACCGTCCCCAACCTGCACCTCTCAGACACAATTATGGTCTTTCTGGAGGTGGACTCTACACTATGCTCGCTAGCAACCACtgcctatttgtttgtttgtttattacagacagggtttcactctgttgcccaggctgtagtgcagcggtgcgatcatagctccctgcagccttgaactcctgggctccagtgaccctcccacctcagtcttctgAGCAGCTAGGGTTGCAGGCATAgactatcatgcctggctaattttttccatttttcgtagagacagagtcttgttatgttgccaaggctaaccttgaactcctggcctcaagtgatcctcccatgtcagcctcccaaagtgctggagttacaggaatgagccaccacgcctggcccactgCCCACTTGAAAGAACGAGAGCATTTTGTCACGAGCCTGTAGGGCACAGCCTAAGCAGGGCAGCAGCCTCTTCTCCTGGAGGGTCGGCACCCCTTGAGAGGGTTTCCTGATACGCCTTCTTCTCTTTACAAACCCTCAGCCCAACCCCGACCTCAGGTTACTGACGGGACGCTGTTGTGTCTTTGACAGACCTGAGACCACTTTGGTCCTTGTGTAGTTGGCTGCACTGAGTTTCAGTATTTGGTGCCCACAGAACCAGCTGGGTGCCAGCTGCTCCTTGTGAAATCTCTCACACGCTGGGCAGTGCCCTCCAGACCCCATCGGTCCTGTGTCctttctgagtatttcctgccaAGACCCCTCTGTTCCAGCCCGGTGATCTTCATGTGATGCTGTGGGCAGGGCAAGGTGAAGGGGTGTTGCCTCCCAAGAAAGAGCTAAATTCCATCCTTGCCATGCCTTCTGTCTCAACTCAGcctctttacttttaattaatgCTAACTGAGACCCTCCTATACACCAGGCAGTTTTCTGAGTATGGCTAATACAGCAATGAGTGGGTCCTACCCTCTCTTAATGGAACTAGCTATGAGTTGGTTCTTGATAGCTGAGATGCTTCCCAGATATGATAAATTCATTGGAAAAAATAGCAACCACCACCGCTCTCTATATCCATTCTCTACACCACATGACCTTGTAGTTCCTCCCGGCAAAAAGTGGAGTCTATTTCTCCactccttgaatctgggctgccTTGTGATCTGCTTTGGCCAAAAGAATGCAGCAGAAATGATGCTTCAGTTCCAATCCTGAAACTCTGGAGCCCTTGCATTCTTGGAATCCTGCCCAACCACTCTATGAACAAGCCCCTGCTAGCCTAATATGCCCAGTCATCCCCATTGTCCCAACCCTCAGCCAGCCAATTGTCAGACATGGGAGCAAGGCTACCCTAGACCAGCCAACCCCCAGTCAACCCACCAGCTGACCACAGGTGCATGAACGAGCCCAGCCAACATGAGCCAAACCTGGCCGGACCAGACCTTTAGACACATGAGCTACAATAAATGCTGAGTGTATACCTGAgctttggggtggtttgttacacatcGATAGCTAACCAATGCATCTGggggattttatttctttatttaagatagagtctcgctctgttgcccaggctagagtgcagtggtgtcatcatagctcacagcaacctcaaactcttgggctcaagcaatcctcttgcctcagcctcccgagtagctgggactacaggtgcacaccaccaaacctggctaatttttctattagtagtaaagatggggtctcactcttgctcaggctggtctcaaactcctgagctcaagcaatcctactgcctcagcctcccagagtgctaggattacaaatgtcAGCCACGATGCCCGGCCCATCTGTGGATCTTATCTACTTCTACCAACAACTCTGGGATcttcagagaaattaaacaatTGCATTTTCTGATCTAAGTTTACACAGCTTTTAAGTGAGTGACAAAAGATTTGAACTCaaatctataagaaaataaaatgctcctttcacaatagcatagAACTTTCCAAGGGCTCACCTAGCTTCTCTGCTCTGCCACTTTTAGATTACCAAAAATCAAGCAACACAAAACACATCAGGTctcacaaaagaatacatactgtatgatttcatttacatgaaattctagaacagTCAAAACCaattaataatgaaagaaatcagatcTTAAATCACCCGAGGACAGGGAAACAGACTGCATAGGAAGATGAGGGAACTTGTGGGGGTGACAGCAATGTTCTATATTGTGATTGGAGGGGTAGATACCTAGGTATCTATATTTGTCAAAAGTTATctctactctttatttcttttttaaattattcatttatttatttattatataacagCAGGAGTGAGGAGGGGGTTtcagtttgctttcttttctttttttttttttttgagacacagtctcactctgtcaccccaggctagagtgcagtagcatcatgatagctcactgcaacctctaactcctgggctcaaggcatcctcctgtctcagcctccggagtagctgggactacaggcgtgttccaccatgctcggctaattttttccattttttggtagagatggtgtctcactcttgctcaggctggtttcaaactcttgagctcaagcgatcttcccacctcagcctgccagagtgctgtTTCTACTCTTTACATGGGTGCATTTCATCATGAAAAAagcatacctcaataaagctgattttGAAAGTCggggaaaaataaaaccttaggAGCGCTATCTTGTCTTTTTAACATTAAGGAGAAGAAACTTCAGAACGACGGCAGTGCTTCCAATCTCCCAGGGCTTATTCCTCTCCCAGAGCGGTCTTGCTAGGGGGTCTCTGGGGAAGAATGCCGCTCCCCGCCGCTATTCCCTGTCCAGGCGGCCTAACCAGAGGCAGCTCCGTGGCCCTCCTGGCTGGCCTGGCCCAGGCGGGTCTCGCAGACCCAGCGGTAGGGCCTCTGGCAGACGTCGTCGTTCCACCGGCCGTCGAGGAGGAAGTGGGCACAGTCCTCGCCTCCGCCCAGCCCGTGCCCTTGCCAGTCGTCAGGCTGGCCCGGCTTCCAGTTCCTGAGGGGAGAGGACGACAGCCAGCTAGGAAGGGTGGATGGGGTAGAATTcggactggggaggaggggctttGGGTCGAtccctggggcagagctggggaggggacgTGGGGCGTAGAAAGCCGTCGTGCACTCACTGGAAGTTGGTGTCGTAGTCCGTCCCATCCACCCATTTCCAGACTCCCTCAGTGTCACTGAGGCCCATCCAGGTGTACGACAATTCTAGATGTTTCTGGACAAAATTCTGGAGGAACAGAAGGGCAATGGTGATGTCTCCTCGTGCCAGCTGACCCCTTGGACTAGCAATTCTAAGCTCTAGCTCTTTGTTAAATCACTTGAGTTTGGGACTGTTTATCCCAATGCCCAGGCCAATTAAATCTCTGAGAGTGTGGCTCAGGTGGCAGTCGTTCCTGAAGCTCCCGGGGTGGTTCCAGTGTGCAGCCACGGTTGACAACCATTGCCCTAAAGGGGACATGTCTTGGCAGCTGAGTGCCAGAGCCCGCACCTGCTCCTCCCTGGAGTTGACGACCACCAGGTGCGCGCCCTCCAGCTGGCAGTACTTCTCCGCCTCGGGCCAGGGCTTCCCGGAGCGGGAGAACCAGTAGCAGCTGCCCGCGTGCTCCACCCAGCTGACCGGGCAGCAGGTCCCTTCGGAGCCTGAAAGGAGGTAGAGGGGCCTGAGGCGCTGCCCGGCGGGCTATGGGCAGGGAAGTGGGGCCAGGCACTCCCCACACCCTCCTCACCATTGCTCTTGAGCAAAGCCACCTGGCAAGTCAGGGAGTTCAGGTCTTTCACCAGCTGCTGGACTCGCAGGAGCATTTCAGAATGATCTGGGACACGCACAGAtgggcagtggggacagagcCCTGGGTGTGGCTTCAGCTCAATGCATCCCTGGAGCTCAGAGGCCCCTGCATGGGGCCCAGCCCAGGGACCTCCTGCCCTCCCACACGTGCCATGCCCAAGTGCGGGAAGCAGCCGGCAGACCTGTTTTCAGTTGCTGCTCCTGTCTCTCCAGCCGGCTCTCCAGAGAAAGCACCTTGCCTTCCACGCTGCGGGCTACAGGGGAGAGCGGCTCAGCACCAGCAGGCTGTTCCCGCCCCACCTTTATCTGagagccccccccccgccccaccttTATCTGAGAGCCCCCCCCCGCGCCCCACCCACTTCCACACACTCTCTTGAAGGTCTCTCACCTGCTTGCAGTTCCTGCTTGTGaccctccacctcagccttcagagaTGTGACCGTTTCTTGCAAGCTGCTGCCTGCAGGACGCGGGGACTGGGCTCAGGACTCAGATCCCCCCGCCCCCACGTGGCCCCGGCCCAGAGCCCGTCCAAGCCAGGCTCACCCTGGGAGGTCAGTGCCTGGACCTCAGCCACAGTGTTTGAGGTGAAGTTGCTGAAAGTCGTTCTCAACGTCATCAGGTCCCTCTGAGACTTGGAATCTGATCAGATGGATGGCATGATCAGAGCCAAGATGCGTCAGGTCCTGTCTGTGCAGGCACTGAGCAGGGCACCCTACATGCATTGTCCCATTGGGTCCTCAGGGAGACCCAGTGGGGCAGGCACTGTTGTTATCCAGTAttgcagaggaggaaagaggctcagagaggtgaagtaatgTGATTACATaacccagctagtaagtggcagagccaggagccGTCCTGATTGTGGCCCAGAGCCCTCTCCCCCAGCGGCCCCCCAACATTCCCATCGGCCAGCCCATTAATACCGCCATCAGCACATCAGTGGCCCCGTTATGGCCCCTACAGCTGTTGATAGCACTGCCACTGTGGTGACCCTCGGTTATCTCCGTAACTGCCCCAGCACGGTGCCTGCCAGTGCTCCTGCCACGGTCCTCACCATCGCCCCTCACTGCCCTACCATGGGACCCCCGTGATCCTCACTCTGGGATCCGACCACACAGATGACGACCagcagcaggaggctgaggcccagagacagcAGAAGGAGGCTGGGCCCGAGACCGAGACGCCGCAGGAAAGAGGGCCCTGCGGGAGGAGGCGGCCCTGCAAGAGGAGAGGGTGTCaggacaggcagggcccaggacaTGCCAAAGACAGGAGGAGGACAAGGCGCAGGGACCAGTCCAGGGGTGACGGCCAGACACAGGTAATGCTAGCGGAGGGCTGGACGAGGAGGGTGGAGAGTGGGGGAGGCCCAGGCCTTTGACCTGGTGGACCAGCACAAGTCCCCAGTCAGTCACATGGGTCCCTCATTGCCCTGGGGTCCCATGTACTCACACAGACAGCAGACTATGGTGCTAGGGGAGATCCTGTCatcagagctgggggaggggcaggaagacaCGGGGACCGCAGGGGCAGCCAGGCCCGTGGCAGGCTCACACTGGCCTGCACCAGCATGTTCACACATGCGTTCCCCTTCCAAACCCAACTAcccatctcccccacccctctcctctcACCCCTGCCCACAGAGCACAGGGAGCAGCTCTGCAGTGGTCCTCCCTGTCCCCGTCTTTCTGAGGACCTTGAATCCTCTTCACACAGGATCCCCCAGAGGCTAGGGCCTGGCCCCCTCCAAATGGGGGACACACCAGTGTGCCTGGGGGACGTGCAGACATGGCATGGCAGGAGAAATCCTTCTAAACATTTTAGGAGagtcttctcctttcctcttacCATTTCTAACGCCCTGGTTTTTCTCCTCGCTCTCCAGGTGCTGGAGGTCCTCATACTTCATGCTTGGGCCAGCACGGCCTCTGTCTGGATTTCAGAGCTGCAACGGAGGCAGGGCCAGCCGGGccggagctggggcaggggggagCTGGGGCTAGGCTGGCGCTGCAGGTGGACCTACGGTTTAGGGCCAGGGTGGGGATGGGCCTGGGTCTGCGGCCGAGGTGAGAAGTGGGGTCAGGCTTGGGCTTTGGGCCGGGGTTGAGTTGGGTTTGGCATTGAGAGTACAGGTAAAATCAGAGCTAGATTCCTTGCGAGGACTGGGTCTGTCATCGGGGCTGGAGGTTGTGTCTCAGGCTTGGATTGGGATCTGTACTCATGTTGGAGCCACAATGAAATTGGGCCTTAGCTTGGCactgaatttgaaaatattaatataatagaattgAAATTCAGTTTTGGGTTGGGGCT
Encoded proteins:
- the LOC105878000 gene encoding C-type lectin domain family 10 member A; this translates as MKYEDLQHLESEEKNQGVRNGPPPPAGPSFLRRLGLGPSLLLLSLGLSLLLLVVICVVGSQNSKSQRDLMTLRTTFSNFTSNTVAEVQALTSQGSSLQETVTSLKAEVEGHKQELQAARSVEGKVLSLESRLERQEQQLKTDHSEMLLRVQQLVKDLNSLTCQVALLKSNGSEGTCCPVSWVEHAGSCYWFSRSGKPWPEAEKYCQLEGAHLVVVNSREEQNFVQKHLELSYTWMGLSDTEGVWKWVDGTDYDTNFQNWKPGQPDDWQGHGLGGGEDCAHFLLDGRWNDDVCQRPYRWVCETRLGQASQEGHGAASG